Proteins from a single region of Neomonachus schauinslandi chromosome 10, ASM220157v2, whole genome shotgun sequence:
- the LOC110576725 gene encoding ATP synthase subunit f, mitochondrial isoform X2, whose protein sequence is MASVVPVKEKKLMDVKLGELPSWILMRDFTPKGIAGAFQREHERLRKYH, encoded by the exons ATGGCGTCAGTCGTACCAGTGAAAGAGAAGAAGCTCATGGATGTGAAACTGGGAGAGCTGCCCAGCTGGATACTGATGCGGGATTTCACCCCCAAGGGCATTGCTGGAGCatttcaaagag AACATGAGCGGCTACGCAAGTACCACTGA
- the LOC110576725 gene encoding ATP synthase subunit f, mitochondrial isoform X1 — protein sequence MASVVPVKEKKLMDVKLGELPSWILMRDFTPKGIAGAFQRGYYRYYNKYVNVKKGGVAGISMVLAAYVLFNYCRCYKELKHERLRKYH from the coding sequence ATGGCGTCAGTCGTACCAGTGAAAGAGAAGAAGCTCATGGATGTGAAACTGGGAGAGCTGCCCAGCTGGATACTGATGCGGGATTTCACCCCCAAGGGCATTGCTGGAGCatttcaaagaggttactaccggTATTACAACAAGTATGTCAATGTGAAGAAAGGGGGCGTTGCTGGGATTTCTATGGTGCTGGCAGCTTATGTGCTTTTCAACTACTGTCGTTGTTACAAGGAACTCAAACATGAGCGGCTACGCAAGTACCACTGA